A genomic stretch from Longimicrobium sp. includes:
- a CDS encoding GntR family transcriptional regulator, producing MQLAINTADPRPIYVQIMDEVRRAIVLGTLRPEDPLPSVRQLASDLRVNPNTVAQAYRELERAGVAYVRRGQGTFVAAAGTNGTERRALAAGVAERALVEAHRNGVSAEELIDAIREAAGSRDPHTLAEQP from the coding sequence ATGCAGCTAGCCATCAACACCGCCGACCCGCGGCCCATCTACGTCCAGATCATGGACGAGGTGCGGCGCGCGATCGTGCTGGGGACGCTCCGTCCCGAAGACCCGCTTCCGTCCGTGCGCCAGCTCGCCTCGGACCTGCGCGTGAACCCCAACACCGTGGCCCAGGCCTACCGCGAGCTGGAGCGCGCGGGCGTGGCCTACGTGCGCCGCGGCCAGGGCACCTTCGTGGCCGCGGCGGGGACGAACGGCACCGAGCGCCGCGCCCTGGCCGCGGGCGTGGCCGAGCGGGCGCTGGTGGAGGCCCACCGCAACGGCGTGAGCGCCGAAGAACTGATCGACGCCATCCGCGAAGCCGCCGGGTCGCGCGACCCTCACACCCTGGCAGAACAACCATGA
- a CDS encoding ABC transporter ATP-binding protein — MSPVLPTDLSSGSLAVRTHGLAKRFGRETALDGVNLQVPEGAVYVLVGPNGAGKSTTFKVLMDLVRTDAGTAEVFGLDPRARGPEVRAQIGYVPERHDWGYGWMRVGRLLQHHATFYPTWDADYAARLAEVFGLKMDRKFGSLSKGQGRRVHLTMALAHRPRLLVLDEPTDGLDPVMLDETLGLLTDHITESPTTVVISTHQVHDVDRLADHVGAMRDGKLMMQVPRDELHRKLRRYHAEVPDGWAGAPGLNGAVLRKGSFGREIQWSIWGEEREVVQQLTSAGATVRDAAPLTLADAAIALLSRRERA; from the coding sequence ATGAGCCCCGTGCTTCCCACCGACCTTTCCAGCGGGTCCCTGGCCGTGCGGACCCACGGCTTGGCCAAGCGCTTCGGGCGCGAGACCGCCCTGGACGGCGTGAACCTGCAGGTGCCCGAGGGCGCCGTGTACGTGCTGGTGGGCCCCAACGGCGCCGGCAAGAGCACCACCTTCAAGGTGCTGATGGACCTGGTGCGCACCGACGCGGGAACGGCCGAGGTGTTCGGGCTGGACCCGCGCGCGCGCGGCCCGGAGGTGCGGGCGCAGATCGGCTACGTTCCCGAGCGCCACGACTGGGGCTACGGGTGGATGCGCGTGGGGCGGCTCCTGCAGCACCACGCCACCTTCTATCCCACCTGGGACGCCGACTATGCGGCGCGGCTGGCGGAGGTCTTCGGGTTGAAGATGGACCGCAAGTTCGGCAGCCTGTCCAAGGGCCAGGGGCGCCGCGTGCACCTGACGATGGCGCTGGCGCATCGCCCCCGTCTGCTGGTGCTCGACGAGCCCACGGACGGGCTGGACCCGGTGATGCTCGACGAGACGCTGGGGCTGCTGACGGACCACATCACCGAATCGCCGACGACGGTGGTCATCAGCACGCACCAGGTGCACGACGTCGACCGGCTGGCCGACCACGTGGGGGCGATGCGCGACGGCAAGCTGATGATGCAGGTGCCGCGCGACGAGCTTCACCGCAAGCTGCGCCGCTACCACGCCGAGGTGCCCGACGGCTGGGCGGGCGCGCCGGGGCTGAACGGCGCGGTGCTGCGCAAGGGCAGCTTCGGGCGCGAGATCCAGTGGAGCATCTGGGGCGAGGAGCGCGAGGTGGTGCAGCAGCTCACCAGCGCCGGCGCCACCGTGCGAGACGCCGCCCCGCTCACCCTGGCCGACGCCGCCATCGCCCTCCTCAGCCGCAGGGAACGGGCATGA
- a CDS encoding M20/M25/M40 family metallo-hydrolase, with product RVSLAAALSLALAGPAAAQTPSVREWTRANEHAVLREYVDLLAIPNVASDRANIRRNAAHIMAMMERRGLRPRLMEAADSTAPPSVYGEWTAPGATRTLVLYAHFDGQPTDSSKWTVTHPWRPVLLTARADRGGRPVAMPAAGQPIDPEWRLYARSSSDDKAGVMAILSAVDALRASGSTPTSNLKIFFEGEEEAGSPHLTSILSRQAGLLAADAWIIVDGPVHQNGKKQVVFGVRGDVNVEVTVYGPVRPLHSGHYGNWAPNPAMRLAQLLGAMKDDDGRVLIPGWYDDVEPLGAVETQAMRALPAYDQQLRTELGIAAPEGAGRTLTELIAQPSLNVNGFESGGIAAGARNVIPTEATAVLDLRLVRGNDHRRQAQRLADFIRAQGYLVLDRAPTADERRSHARIARVIVRPGGYNAERTPMDLPISRAVLRAVQSTTRDPVYAVPTLGGSLPLSLISEALPGTRTITLPIVNHDNNQHAEDENLRLQNLWDGIESIAAVMTMPR from the coding sequence CGCGTTTCCCTGGCCGCTGCTCTCTCCCTCGCCCTCGCCGGGCCCGCGGCCGCGCAGACGCCATCCGTCCGCGAGTGGACCCGCGCCAACGAGCACGCCGTCCTGCGCGAGTACGTGGACCTACTGGCCATTCCCAACGTGGCCAGCGACCGCGCGAACATCCGCCGCAACGCCGCGCACATCATGGCGATGATGGAGCGCCGGGGGCTGCGTCCGCGCCTGATGGAAGCGGCGGACTCCACCGCTCCCCCGTCCGTGTACGGCGAGTGGACGGCGCCCGGCGCCACGCGCACGCTGGTGCTGTACGCGCACTTCGACGGCCAGCCCACCGACAGCAGCAAGTGGACGGTCACGCATCCCTGGCGCCCGGTGCTGCTGACGGCGCGCGCGGACCGGGGCGGACGTCCCGTCGCCATGCCCGCCGCCGGCCAGCCGATCGACCCCGAGTGGCGCCTGTACGCGCGCTCGTCGTCCGACGACAAGGCCGGGGTGATGGCCATCCTGTCCGCGGTGGACGCGCTGCGGGCATCCGGCTCCACGCCTACGTCCAACCTCAAGATCTTCTTCGAGGGCGAGGAAGAAGCGGGCTCACCGCACCTGACCAGCATCCTCTCGCGGCAGGCGGGGCTGCTGGCCGCGGACGCGTGGATCATCGTCGACGGCCCGGTGCATCAGAACGGCAAGAAGCAGGTGGTGTTCGGTGTGCGCGGCGACGTGAACGTGGAGGTAACGGTGTACGGTCCCGTCCGCCCGCTCCACTCCGGGCACTACGGCAACTGGGCGCCCAACCCCGCCATGCGCCTGGCCCAGCTGCTGGGGGCGATGAAGGACGACGACGGCCGCGTGCTCATTCCCGGCTGGTACGACGACGTGGAGCCGCTGGGCGCGGTGGAAACGCAGGCCATGCGCGCCCTTCCCGCGTACGACCAGCAGCTGCGCACGGAACTGGGGATCGCCGCTCCCGAGGGCGCGGGCCGCACGCTGACGGAACTGATCGCGCAGCCGTCGCTGAACGTGAACGGCTTCGAGAGCGGCGGCATCGCCGCGGGCGCCCGCAACGTGATACCCACCGAGGCCACGGCCGTGCTGGACCTGCGCCTGGTCCGCGGCAACGACCACCGGCGGCAGGCGCAGCGGCTGGCGGACTTCATCCGGGCGCAGGGCTACCTGGTGCTGGACCGCGCGCCGACGGCGGACGAGCGTCGGTCGCACGCGCGGATCGCGCGGGTGATCGTGAGGCCCGGCGGCTACAACGCCGAGCGCACCCCCATGGACCTGCCCATCTCGCGCGCCGTGCTCCGCGCCGTGCAGTCCACCACGCGCGACCCGGTGTACGCGGTGCCCACGCTGGGCGGGAGCCTGCCGCTTTCCCTGATCAGCGAGGCGCTGCCGGGAACGCGCACCATCACGCTACCCATCGTGAACCACGACAACAACCAGCACGCCGAGGACGAAAACCTGCGGCTGCAGAACCTGTGGGACGGCATCGAGTCCATCGCCGCCGTGATGACCATGCCCCGCTGA